In a single window of the Massilia oculi genome:
- a CDS encoding S46 family peptidase: MFKSIVLPVALLGAASAAFADEGQWQPHQLPQLKSELKRIGITIPAEKLADLGKHPMSAIVSLGGCSASFVSPDGLVVTNHHCAYGAIQRNATPERNYIVDGFLAKTRADELPGGPNTLVYVTEKVENVTGRVLQGLTPAMSGSERHALVESRIKALVAECETDKSTRCSVPAFHRGLEYYRIKQLMIRDVRLVYAPSDRIGNYGGDIDNYEWPRHVGDYAFYRAYVGKDGRPADPSPDNVPYKSKDFLVVSAEGLKNGDPILLAGYPGRTSRYKLPSEIRFARDVDLPAKAATITADLSVIAAATQGNPAWRVAYASVDKGLNNVLKKTRGLLDGFARKDIAAIKDVQDAEFRAWQKAHADGNAGLLSELDAVIAEDMALQRQEAAWLEATHSDLLKSARTLYRLALERRKPDAERESGYQERDLGFIKARLTRLEQSFVPGVDQARYAAALARYARIDAKVRPQGVDALLPAQDALSGMYKASQLSDTATRLAWIGKDADAFRKSNDPFIQLAVRLHDAGMALEERRNEIDGNLERVIPQYMAAVIAWKKSQGKPVYPDANSTLRVTYGTVAPFSPRDGLVKGPFTTVEGILEKETGKDPFIVPAPLKQAIEGKRYGVFKDRALGTVPVNFLSSADTTGGNSGSAVMNGKGELIGLNFDSTYESITKDWYFDTAITRAIHVDIRYMLWVMKEVDHADNLLKEMTIKYPKK; the protein is encoded by the coding sequence TTGTTCAAATCGATCGTCCTGCCCGTCGCCCTTCTTGGCGCGGCGAGCGCCGCCTTCGCCGACGAAGGCCAGTGGCAACCGCACCAGCTGCCGCAACTGAAATCCGAACTGAAACGCATCGGCATCACCATCCCGGCCGAGAAGCTGGCCGACCTGGGCAAGCATCCGATGAGCGCCATTGTCTCGCTGGGAGGCTGTTCGGCGTCCTTCGTGTCGCCCGACGGCCTGGTGGTGACCAACCACCACTGCGCCTATGGCGCCATCCAGCGCAACGCCACCCCCGAGAGGAACTACATCGTCGACGGCTTCCTGGCCAAGACCCGCGCCGACGAACTGCCGGGCGGCCCGAACACCCTGGTGTACGTGACCGAGAAGGTCGAGAACGTGACCGGGCGCGTGCTCCAGGGTCTTACTCCCGCCATGTCGGGCAGCGAGCGCCATGCGCTGGTCGAGTCGCGCATCAAGGCCCTGGTGGCGGAGTGCGAAACCGACAAGTCGACGCGCTGCTCGGTGCCGGCCTTCCACCGCGGCCTGGAGTACTACCGCATCAAGCAGCTGATGATCCGCGACGTGCGCCTGGTGTACGCGCCGTCCGACCGCATCGGCAACTACGGCGGCGACATCGACAACTACGAGTGGCCGCGCCACGTGGGCGACTACGCCTTCTACCGCGCCTACGTCGGCAAGGATGGCCGTCCGGCCGACCCGTCGCCCGACAACGTGCCCTACAAGTCGAAGGATTTCCTGGTGGTGTCGGCCGAAGGCCTGAAGAACGGCGATCCGATCCTGCTGGCCGGCTATCCGGGACGCACCAGCCGCTACAAGCTGCCGAGCGAGATCCGCTTCGCGCGCGACGTCGACCTGCCGGCCAAGGCCGCGACCATCACCGCCGACCTGTCGGTGATCGCCGCCGCGACCCAGGGCAATCCGGCCTGGAGAGTCGCCTACGCGAGCGTCGACAAGGGCCTGAACAACGTGCTCAAGAAGACCAGGGGGCTGCTGGACGGCTTCGCGCGCAAGGACATCGCCGCCATCAAGGACGTGCAGGATGCCGAGTTCCGCGCCTGGCAGAAGGCGCATGCGGATGGCAACGCCGGCCTGCTGTCCGAACTGGATGCGGTGATCGCCGAGGACATGGCGCTGCAGCGCCAGGAAGCCGCCTGGCTCGAAGCGACCCACAGCGACCTGCTCAAGAGCGCGCGCACCCTGTACCGCCTGGCGCTGGAACGCCGGAAACCGGACGCCGAGCGCGAGAGCGGCTACCAGGAACGCGACCTGGGCTTCATCAAGGCGCGCCTGACCCGCCTGGAGCAGTCGTTCGTGCCCGGCGTCGACCAGGCACGCTACGCCGCGGCCCTGGCGCGCTACGCCCGCATCGACGCCAAGGTGCGCCCGCAAGGCGTGGACGCGCTGCTGCCGGCGCAGGATGCGCTCTCTGGCATGTACAAGGCCAGCCAGCTGTCGGACACCGCCACGCGCCTGGCCTGGATCGGCAAGGACGCCGATGCCTTCCGCAAGTCGAACGATCCGTTCATCCAGCTGGCGGTGCGCCTGCACGACGCCGGCATGGCGCTGGAAGAGCGCCGCAACGAAATCGACGGCAACCTGGAACGCGTGATCCCGCAATACATGGCGGCCGTGATCGCGTGGAAGAAATCGCAGGGCAAGCCGGTCTACCCGGACGCCAACTCGACCCTGCGCGTGACCTACGGCACCGTGGCGCCGTTCTCGCCGCGCGACGGCCTGGTCAAGGGGCCGTTCACCACCGTCGAAGGCATCCTGGAAAAGGAGACCGGCAAGGATCCATTCATCGTGCCGGCCCCGCTCAAGCAGGCGATCGAGGGCAAGCGCTACGGCGTGTTCAAGGACCGGGCGCTGGGCACGGTGCCGGTCAACTTCCTGTCGAGCGCCGACACCACCGGCGGCAACTCGGGGTCGGCCGTGATGAACGGGAAGGGCGAACTGATCGGCCTGAACTTCGATTCGACCTATGAGTCGATCACCAAGGACTGGTACTTCGACACCGCCATCACGCGCGCGATCCACGTCGACATCCGCTACATGCTGTGGGTGATGAAGGAAGTCGACCATGCCGACAACCTGCTCAAGGAAATGACGATCAAGTATCCGAAGAAGTAA
- the pnuC gene encoding nicotinamide riboside transporter PnuC encodes MNEPLILAGLTTSPLELISFLLAVTTVVLNIRQKHWAWLFSIASSATYAVVFYDARLYGDMGLQFVFIAASVWGWYQWLHGAAGASAAPLAPTFLKPGGRAWSLAAWLAGFVLLSTFLDNFTDTDVPHADGFLTAGSLVGQLLLAKKKVENWHVWIAVDILYVGLYLYKGLVLTAVLYGVFVLLAIAGLRTWSALARKAS; translated from the coding sequence ATGAACGAACCCCTCATCCTCGCCGGCCTCACGACTTCGCCGCTGGAACTGATCTCCTTCCTGCTGGCCGTCACCACCGTCGTGCTCAACATCCGCCAGAAGCACTGGGCCTGGCTGTTCTCGATCGCTTCGTCCGCGACCTATGCGGTGGTGTTCTACGACGCGCGCCTGTACGGCGACATGGGACTGCAGTTCGTGTTCATCGCAGCCTCGGTCTGGGGCTGGTACCAGTGGCTGCACGGCGCCGCGGGCGCCAGTGCGGCGCCGCTGGCGCCCACCTTCCTGAAACCGGGCGGGCGCGCCTGGTCGCTGGCGGCCTGGCTGGCTGGCTTCGTGCTGCTGTCGACCTTCCTCGACAACTTCACCGACACCGACGTGCCGCACGCGGACGGCTTCCTGACCGCCGGCAGCCTGGTCGGCCAGCTGCTGCTGGCGAAGAAAAAGGTCGAGAACTGGCATGTGTGGATCGCGGTCGACATCCTGTACGTCGGCCTCTACCTGTACAAGGGCCTGGTGCTGACCGCCGTGCTGTATGGCGTGTTCGTGCTGCTGGCGATCGCCGGCCTGCGCACCTGGTCCGCGCTGGCGCGCAAGGCATCATGA
- a CDS encoding AAA family ATPase — MSAVQRIAILGAESSGKSTLSEALARQYGTLWVPEYLREFVDTLGRVPYEEDQYGIALTQRAREDAAAGEAVRFLFCDTTPLMTALYSRVYWGRVDAQLALLDARHDYAWTFVTAPDTPWEPDGLQRESEEVRQMVHRMLVETLAARGIPCTLLAGDLPHRMRQVRGLLGQA; from the coding sequence ATGAGCGCGGTGCAGCGGATCGCCATCCTGGGCGCCGAGTCGTCCGGCAAGTCGACCTTGTCCGAAGCCCTGGCGCGCCAATACGGCACGCTGTGGGTGCCCGAATACCTGCGCGAATTCGTCGATACGCTGGGACGGGTGCCGTACGAGGAAGACCAGTATGGCATCGCGCTGACCCAGCGCGCGCGCGAGGATGCCGCGGCGGGGGAAGCCGTCCGTTTCCTTTTTTGCGACACCACGCCCTTGATGACGGCGCTGTACAGCCGCGTGTATTGGGGCAGGGTGGATGCGCAACTGGCGCTGCTGGACGCGCGCCACGACTACGCCTGGACCTTCGTCACCGCACCCGACACCCCGTGGGAGCCGGACGGCCTGCAGCGCGAATCGGAAGAGGTGCGCCAGATGGTGCACCGGATGCTGGTGGAGACGCTGGCCGCGCGCGGCATCCCCTGCACCTTGCTGGCCGGCGACCTGCCGCACCGGATGCGGCAGGTTCGGGGGCTGCTCGGCCAGGCCTGA
- a CDS encoding hemin-degrading factor has translation MKLTRHLLAAAIALALTPAQAAPQLAQQWAELKARQPRLQMRDAARQLKVSEAELLATGVKSTVVRLKETDHAPREIMRRALDLGKVMALTRNENGVIETTGTAMRIPKQAEQGSADEAEREARNLNIAGGYLGGPIDLRFQFAKWKYAFAVTQPGRDGAINRSLQFFDASGNAVHKLYLRDDANVAVFDKLVADFRHPSQGAQLDVAAAAPKPAEKPDSAIDVKEFQTAWQEMTDVHQFNRIVLEFGLTREQALRLAPAGVVQKVTPRAVRKLLEDAAKDGVAIMAFLGNGALTQIYSGKVNRVMAAEGWFNVLDPDFNLHLRDSAFRSGYVVRRAGVTSVEFFDDQGELVVTFFGVRERGKPQPQSWLDLAAGLPKA, from the coding sequence ATGAAACTCACCCGTCACCTCCTGGCCGCAGCCATTGCCCTGGCCTTGACCCCGGCGCAAGCCGCCCCGCAACTGGCGCAGCAATGGGCTGAGCTGAAAGCCAGGCAGCCGCGCCTGCAGATGCGCGACGCCGCGCGCCAGCTGAAGGTATCCGAAGCCGAGCTGCTCGCCACAGGCGTCAAGAGCACCGTGGTGCGCCTGAAGGAAACCGACCACGCGCCGCGCGAGATCATGCGCCGCGCCCTCGACCTGGGCAAGGTGATGGCGCTCACGCGCAACGAGAACGGCGTGATCGAAACCACCGGCACCGCCATGCGCATCCCGAAGCAGGCCGAGCAAGGCAGCGCCGACGAAGCAGAACGCGAGGCCCGCAACCTGAACATCGCCGGCGGCTACCTGGGCGGCCCGATCGACCTGCGCTTCCAGTTCGCCAAATGGAAGTACGCCTTCGCCGTGACCCAGCCCGGCCGCGACGGCGCCATCAACCGCAGCCTGCAGTTCTTCGACGCCAGCGGCAACGCCGTGCATAAGCTCTACCTGCGCGACGACGCCAATGTTGCGGTGTTCGACAAGCTGGTGGCGGACTTCCGCCATCCGAGCCAGGGCGCGCAGCTGGACGTGGCGGCCGCCGCGCCGAAGCCCGCCGAAAAGCCCGACAGTGCGATCGACGTCAAGGAATTCCAGACTGCCTGGCAAGAGATGACCGACGTCCACCAGTTCAACCGCATCGTGTTGGAATTCGGCCTGACGCGCGAGCAGGCGCTGCGCCTGGCCCCGGCCGGCGTGGTGCAGAAAGTGACGCCGCGAGCGGTGCGCAAGCTGCTCGAGGATGCGGCCAAGGACGGGGTCGCGATCATGGCCTTCCTCGGCAATGGGGCGCTGACCCAGATCTACAGCGGCAAGGTGAACAGGGTGATGGCGGCCGAAGGCTGGTTCAACGTGCTCGATCCCGACTTCAACCTGCACCTGCGCGACAGCGCCTTCAGGAGCGGCTACGTGGTGCGCCGCGCCGGCGTCACCTCGGTCGAGTTCTTCGACGACCAGGGCGAACTGGTGGTGACCTTCTTCGGCGTGCGCGAGCGCGGCAAGCCGCAGCCGCAGTCGTGGCTCGACCTGGCGGCGGGCCTGCCGAAGGCCTGA
- a CDS encoding TonB-dependent receptor domain-containing protein — translation MAATLPGLRRLPALFACAFATQAIAFDAPAAPDASSPLDPIVITGQRLDKAGTVTLLDAAALTRQGVTDMQNMARYAPLVSVPGAASGSGNVWDGAGNTGFNIRGVEGNRVGLDLDGIALPEAAPKPDASTLNGFGVGRDYFDPETFRSVTIGSGTAPAGAGTQGLGGNVSFVTKAPEDYVSEARPSYAEYKFGSNRANDMRMHALTGAAQSGALKALAVLVHRDGKELDSTGSAPLNPDDWDSDALLAKLSWTPWAGHRFTATIDAFRANHARAYDNKQGALYPEGANQAGSTRRDRFSIDHLVQGAGAWFDTLESRLHIQDSEVEDITTARYITGGQPVLRHIATSFNNRSVGFASNASKRLGSNELAYGVSIEQADTERPWREERLVVNTGAQQVTNKNRMADMQSLRFSGFARAEVVLSSWASVTPGLRYDWRELKPNSTANYAIGIPNASRELKKETDSHLTPSLTMTAQVAPSLQTYLQYSRGTRLPTSAERTGTYDSLSYTGTGNAYAVIGNPNLDKETSNAFELGLKGAVARGLRLHAAVFNTRYKNLIEYASQPADPVNYPNITFGLFRPENIGTARIWGGELTLDADLGQWNQSLRGGKLTLASGVQRSKATNTRTGLESELASTLPGKTSMIAAWDHPARRGGIALAAVHTRAKQAERDVIGGVNTAYFAIPSSTVMDLTGYWNINEHASITAGVYNLADKKYWDYASSRSLPAATTATTAADIERQARPGRHAAVTLKLVY, via the coding sequence ATGGCAGCAACCCTTCCCGGCCTGCGACGACTCCCTGCCCTGTTCGCCTGCGCCTTCGCCACCCAGGCGATCGCCTTTGATGCGCCCGCCGCGCCGGACGCAAGCTCCCCACTCGACCCCATCGTCATCACCGGCCAGCGCCTCGACAAGGCCGGCACCGTGACCTTGCTCGATGCCGCCGCCCTCACCCGCCAGGGCGTCACCGATATGCAGAACATGGCGCGCTACGCGCCGCTGGTCAGCGTGCCGGGCGCCGCCAGCGGCAGCGGCAACGTCTGGGATGGCGCCGGCAATACCGGCTTCAATATCCGCGGCGTCGAGGGCAACCGGGTGGGCCTGGACCTGGATGGCATCGCGCTGCCCGAGGCCGCGCCGAAGCCCGACGCCTCGACCCTGAACGGCTTCGGCGTCGGCCGCGATTACTTCGATCCCGAGACCTTCCGCTCGGTGACCATCGGGTCCGGCACAGCGCCGGCCGGCGCCGGGACCCAGGGCCTGGGCGGCAACGTTTCCTTCGTCACCAAGGCGCCGGAGGATTACGTCAGCGAGGCCCGCCCCTCCTATGCCGAGTACAAGTTCGGATCGAACCGCGCCAACGACATGCGCATGCATGCGCTGACCGGCGCCGCGCAGTCCGGCGCGCTCAAGGCGCTGGCGGTGCTGGTGCACCGCGACGGCAAGGAACTCGACTCGACGGGCAGCGCCCCGCTCAACCCGGACGACTGGGATTCGGATGCGCTGCTGGCCAAGCTGTCCTGGACGCCGTGGGCCGGACACCGCTTCACCGCCACGATCGATGCCTTCCGCGCAAACCACGCTCGCGCCTACGACAACAAGCAGGGCGCCCTGTATCCCGAAGGCGCGAACCAGGCCGGCAGCACCAGGCGCGACCGCTTCAGCATCGACCACCTCGTTCAGGGCGCCGGCGCATGGTTCGATACGCTCGAGAGCCGCCTCCATATCCAGGACAGCGAAGTCGAAGACATCACCACCGCCCGTTACATCACGGGCGGCCAGCCGGTGCTGCGCCATATCGCGACCAGCTTCAACAACCGCAGCGTGGGCTTCGCCAGCAACGCCAGCAAGCGGTTGGGCAGCAACGAGCTGGCGTATGGCGTCAGCATCGAACAGGCCGACACCGAGCGTCCATGGCGCGAGGAACGACTGGTCGTCAACACCGGCGCCCAGCAGGTCACCAACAAGAACCGCATGGCCGACATGCAGTCGCTGCGCTTCTCCGGCTTCGCGCGCGCCGAAGTCGTCCTGTCGTCCTGGGCCAGCGTCACGCCCGGCCTGCGCTACGACTGGCGCGAACTCAAGCCGAACAGCACCGCCAACTACGCGATCGGGATCCCCAATGCCAGCCGCGAACTGAAAAAGGAAACGGACAGCCATCTCACGCCCAGCCTCACCATGACCGCGCAGGTCGCACCCAGCCTGCAGACCTACCTTCAGTACAGCCGCGGCACGCGCCTGCCGACTTCCGCCGAACGCACCGGCACTTACGATTCGCTCAGCTACACCGGCACCGGCAACGCCTACGCCGTGATCGGCAACCCGAACCTGGACAAGGAAACCAGCAACGCCTTCGAGCTGGGCCTGAAGGGCGCCGTGGCGCGTGGCCTGCGCCTGCATGCCGCCGTGTTCAACACCCGCTACAAGAACCTGATCGAATACGCGTCGCAGCCGGCCGACCCGGTCAACTATCCGAACATCACCTTCGGCCTGTTCCGCCCCGAGAACATCGGCACCGCGCGTATCTGGGGCGGCGAGCTGACGCTGGACGCCGACCTGGGACAATGGAACCAGTCGCTCAGGGGCGGCAAGCTGACCCTGGCCAGCGGCGTCCAGCGCAGCAAGGCGACGAACACCCGCACCGGACTGGAAAGCGAGCTGGCGTCGACGCTGCCCGGGAAGACCAGCATGATCGCGGCCTGGGACCATCCCGCCCGGCGCGGCGGCATCGCCCTCGCCGCGGTCCACACCCGCGCCAAGCAGGCCGAGCGCGACGTGATCGGCGGCGTGAACACGGCCTACTTCGCGATCCCGTCAAGCACGGTGATGGACCTGACCGGATACTGGAACATCAACGAGCACGCGTCGATCACCGCCGGCGTCTACAACCTGGCCGACAAGAAGTACTGGGACTATGCCTCGTCGCGCAGCCTGCCTGCCGCTACCACTGCCACCACCGCGGCCGACATCGAACGCCAGGCGCGCCCGGGACGCCATGCCGCCGTCACCCTCAAGCTGGTCTATTGA
- a CDS encoding HDOD domain-containing protein: MASVRAATIEHDEDMANDVHATFYRWLTASSGFNAQAEQEAQILAEVRSLAADPVCASGLVPRVPELVSQLLTALSDENISTGALSAQVGRDLVLVAEVIREANSAYYRPVTPIETLEGAVTMLGLNGLRMLLARIAFRPLVRVKVQGVARQVAPNVWKHSERCAFAASVMAPGLSAGVFESYLAGLMQNLGLQVAFQVADRICEGRVPGSSEFGVALFAASRQLSSVIANHWDFPPEVVEAIEQAGQADGSHLSQALDQGDRIAKLRLLLDAEVIEEDDELITRGLNGFQRRCLGKLVDLSD; the protein is encoded by the coding sequence GTGGCAAGCGTCCGCGCGGCGACGATCGAACACGACGAAGACATGGCGAACGACGTCCACGCCACGTTCTATCGCTGGCTCACCGCGTCCAGCGGCTTCAACGCCCAAGCCGAGCAGGAAGCGCAAATCCTGGCCGAAGTGCGTTCGCTGGCGGCCGATCCGGTCTGCGCGTCCGGCCTGGTGCCGCGCGTCCCCGAACTGGTGTCGCAGTTGCTGACCGCGCTGTCAGACGAGAACATCTCGACCGGTGCGCTGTCGGCCCAGGTCGGGCGCGACCTGGTGCTGGTGGCCGAAGTGATCCGCGAAGCCAACAGCGCCTACTACCGGCCGGTGACGCCGATCGAGACCCTGGAGGGCGCGGTGACGATGCTCGGCCTGAACGGCTTGCGCATGCTGCTGGCGCGCATCGCGTTCCGGCCGCTCGTGCGGGTCAAGGTCCAGGGCGTGGCGCGCCAGGTGGCGCCCAATGTGTGGAAGCATTCCGAACGCTGCGCGTTCGCCGCCAGCGTGATGGCGCCGGGCCTGTCGGCCGGCGTGTTCGAATCCTACCTGGCCGGCCTGATGCAGAACCTGGGACTGCAGGTCGCATTCCAGGTGGCCGACCGCATCTGCGAAGGCAGGGTGCCCGGTTCCAGCGAATTCGGCGTCGCGCTGTTCGCGGCCAGCCGCCAGCTGTCGTCGGTGATCGCCAACCACTGGGACTTCCCGCCCGAGGTGGTGGAGGCGATCGAGCAGGCCGGCCAAGCGGATGGCTCGCACCTGTCCCAGGCGCTGGACCAGGGCGACCGCATCGCCAAGCTGCGGCTGCTGCTCGATGCCGAGGTGATCGAAGAGGATGACGAGCTCATTACCCGCGGCTTGAATGGATTCCAGCGGCGGTGCCTGGGCAAGCTGGTGGATTTGTCGGATTGA
- a CDS encoding TonB-dependent siderophore receptor: MTFTSKHTVLACAIVQAFSLSSQVFAQEPASVVVTGSKWIALDRASVGGFSDVPLLESPASITSISQGQMQDLSIRSATDAARYDASIGDAYNAIGYAEQFSIRGFALDNATSYRKDMIAIPGDTQIPLENKERIEVLRGLAGLQAGVAAPGGMINFVTKRPTNAPLRQATVEVRERGTVYGAVDLGGRFEDRRFGYRINAAAEDLKSYVRGADGERQFVSAAFDWQITPDALFQIDLDHQHKSQITAPGYQLIRNEALPTGISAKTLLNDQPWTKPVDTDSSNLGLRFEYRISNAWNATVSANKHWFKRDDFTAFPYGCSNEGDGYYPGYCANGDYDVYDFQSTGERKAPWGLQAMLQGRFDTGAVRHALTIGGSYAERHDSFGEYVYDYVGSSNIWNPAIVPPVASDRVTGPVMERRSTEERSLFVQDVMTLSPQFTLHAGVRYVKLKLDALEEIEGGWVHTKDSFALPNVALVYAPARDWRVYGSVSHGLQYGGIAPMETTNQNTALPPSRSKQLEFGVKRNVNDQLALSGALFEIRQGLEYTNAANTFVRAGEQTHRGAELSAMGRATPDLSYSLSLMALDTDQKDTGDASTEGKRVTNVPELRTTAWVEYAVPQVAGLKLDAQWQYSGNKVFDPANRVKVPGYHVAGFGASYLLRAGGVNTIIRARVDNAFDKSYWRDVTQSLGGYLLPGAPRTFRLSAQIDF; encoded by the coding sequence ATGACATTCACCTCGAAGCACACCGTACTTGCCTGCGCCATCGTGCAGGCGTTTTCCCTGTCGTCCCAGGTCTTCGCACAAGAGCCTGCGTCGGTCGTCGTCACCGGCAGCAAATGGATCGCGCTTGATCGCGCCAGCGTCGGCGGCTTCTCCGACGTGCCGCTGCTGGAGTCGCCGGCCTCGATCACCTCGATCAGCCAGGGCCAGATGCAGGACCTGTCGATCCGCAGCGCCACCGACGCCGCGCGCTACGACGCCTCGATCGGCGACGCCTACAATGCGATCGGCTACGCCGAGCAGTTCTCGATTCGCGGCTTCGCGCTCGACAACGCCACCAGCTACCGCAAGGACATGATCGCGATCCCGGGCGACACCCAAATCCCGCTCGAGAACAAGGAGCGCATCGAGGTCTTGCGCGGCCTGGCCGGCCTGCAGGCCGGCGTCGCGGCGCCGGGCGGGATGATCAACTTCGTCACCAAGCGCCCGACCAACGCGCCGCTGCGCCAGGCCACGGTGGAGGTGCGCGAGCGCGGCACCGTGTACGGCGCGGTCGACCTGGGCGGCCGCTTCGAAGACCGCCGTTTCGGCTACCGCATCAACGCCGCAGCCGAAGACCTGAAGTCCTATGTGCGCGGCGCCGACGGCGAACGCCAGTTCGTATCGGCCGCCTTCGACTGGCAGATCACGCCGGACGCGCTGTTCCAGATCGACCTCGACCACCAGCACAAATCGCAGATCACGGCGCCGGGCTACCAGCTGATCCGCAATGAAGCGCTGCCGACCGGGATCTCGGCCAAGACCCTGCTCAACGACCAGCCGTGGACCAAGCCGGTCGATACCGACAGCAGCAATCTCGGCCTGCGTTTCGAGTACCGCATCAGCAACGCGTGGAACGCCACCGTCAGCGCCAACAAGCACTGGTTCAAGCGCGACGACTTCACCGCCTTCCCCTACGGCTGCAGCAACGAGGGTGACGGCTACTACCCGGGCTACTGCGCGAACGGCGACTACGACGTCTACGACTTCCAGAGCACGGGCGAGCGCAAGGCGCCGTGGGGCCTGCAGGCGATGCTGCAGGGCCGCTTCGACACCGGCGCGGTGCGCCACGCCTTGACCATCGGCGGCTCGTATGCGGAGCGCCACGACAGCTTCGGCGAATACGTCTACGACTACGTCGGTTCCAGCAATATCTGGAACCCGGCCATCGTGCCGCCGGTAGCCAGCGACCGCGTGACCGGCCCCGTGATGGAACGCCGCAGTACCGAAGAACGCTCGCTGTTCGTGCAGGACGTGATGACCTTGTCGCCCCAGTTCACCCTGCACGCCGGCGTGCGCTACGTGAAGCTCAAGCTCGACGCACTGGAAGAAATCGAGGGCGGCTGGGTGCACACGAAGGATTCGTTCGCGCTGCCGAACGTGGCGCTGGTGTACGCGCCGGCGCGCGACTGGCGCGTGTACGGCTCGGTCAGCCACGGCCTGCAATACGGCGGCATCGCGCCGATGGAAACCACCAACCAGAACACCGCCCTGCCGCCGAGCCGCTCGAAGCAGCTGGAGTTCGGCGTCAAGCGCAACGTCAACGACCAGCTGGCGCTGTCGGGCGCGCTGTTCGAGATCCGCCAGGGCCTGGAATACACGAACGCCGCCAATACCTTCGTGCGCGCCGGCGAGCAGACCCACCGCGGCGCCGAGCTGTCGGCGATGGGCCGCGCCACGCCCGACCTGAGCTACAGCCTGTCGCTGATGGCGCTCGACACCGACCAGAAGGACACGGGCGACGCATCGACCGAAGGCAAGCGCGTGACCAATGTGCCGGAGCTGCGCACCACCGCATGGGTCGAGTACGCGGTGCCGCAAGTGGCCGGCCTGAAGCTCGACGCGCAGTGGCAGTATTCGGGCAACAAGGTGTTCGACCCGGCCAATCGGGTGAAGGTGCCGGGCTATCACGTGGCGGGATTCGGAGCGTCCTACCTGCTGCGCGCGGGTGGGGTGAACACGATCATCCGGGCGCGGGTGGACAATGCCTTCGACAAGTCCTACTGGCGCGATGTGACGCAGTCGCTGGGTGGGTATTTGCTGCCGGGGGCGCCGCGCACGTTCAGGTTGTCGGCGCAGATCGACTTCTAA
- a CDS encoding DUF535 family protein — translation MIFARLTQRWHALRYWREHQSLSRLKLVRRLENAPADDLFRQVSGRDYLARGMKVRERMRCVLAHYRFEEATFNAAYRQAAHHGGLVLWQHEDESGSFIMRLEHAPRIDPEGELTLSLVVDGAVLHRLSWTWVEGAVVGVDLPVVPFVTRNAGLWRDAGGAFDAFERVFPNNSPSFFCFAALQGAAQALGFDRVVAVRGSAHVAYEAAQDKAFENAYDGFWRILGGAELDARSFLVPLPFYLKPLQDMPSKHRKRAAQRREHWRAIGDAARTALLRHMVTPAATGAAAVGAPSTVKA, via the coding sequence ATGATCTTCGCTCGACTCACCCAACGCTGGCATGCGCTGCGCTACTGGCGCGAGCACCAGTCCCTGTCCCGTCTCAAGCTGGTGCGCCGCCTCGAAAACGCGCCCGCCGACGACCTGTTCCGCCAAGTGAGCGGCCGCGACTACCTGGCCCGCGGCATGAAAGTACGCGAGCGCATGCGATGCGTGCTGGCCCACTATCGCTTCGAAGAGGCGACCTTCAACGCCGCCTACCGGCAGGCCGCGCACCACGGCGGCCTGGTGTTGTGGCAGCATGAGGATGAAAGCGGCAGTTTCATCATGCGGCTCGAGCACGCGCCGCGCATCGACCCGGAAGGCGAGCTGACGCTGTCCCTGGTCGTCGACGGCGCGGTGCTGCACCGCCTGTCCTGGACCTGGGTCGAGGGCGCGGTGGTGGGCGTCGACCTGCCGGTCGTTCCCTTCGTCACCCGCAACGCCGGCCTGTGGCGCGATGCCGGCGGCGCCTTCGACGCCTTCGAGCGCGTGTTCCCGAACAATTCGCCGAGCTTCTTCTGCTTCGCCGCCCTGCAGGGCGCGGCGCAGGCGCTCGGCTTCGACCGGGTGGTCGCGGTGCGCGGCAGCGCGCACGTGGCCTATGAAGCGGCGCAAGACAAGGCGTTCGAGAACGCCTACGACGGCTTCTGGCGCATCCTGGGCGGCGCCGAACTGGACGCGCGCAGCTTCCTGGTCCCGCTGCCGTTCTACCTCAAGCCATTGCAGGACATGCCATCGAAACACCGCAAGCGCGCGGCGCAGCGGCGCGAACACTGGCGCGCCATCGGCGACGCGGCCCGCACTGCCCTGCTGCGCCATATGGTGACGCCGGCCGCCACCGGGGCCGCGGCGGTCGGGGCGCCGTCCACCGTGAAAGCCTGA